The nucleotide window ATGATCATCAGGAGCGTGTACGGGGCCCAGCAGAGCCCGAAGATGCTCACGATGACGGCCAGCGACTTGGCCACCTTCTTGTCCCGCGACAGCCGGAAGCGCTGGGTGATGCTCTGGGACACCATCTTCATGCGCTTCTCCAGCGACGCGGAGGACGCCGACGGCTTGGAGCCCCGCTTGAGCGAGCGCGGCCGCTCTGCGCCCCGGGAGGAGCTGCCAGAGCTGGAGGTGGGTGAGGCCGCGGCGCCCCCGCCGCTGCCGCCCCCCAGGGCCGCCTCCCCGGCCTCGGCGCCAGGGGCTGCCTCGCCCACCCCGACCCCGTACCTGTGCAGCGGCACGGCCTCCCCTCGCCCCTTGTGCCAACAGCCCCAGCAGCCGGGCGCGGCCGGCGGCGGAGAGGGCTGGGCCTCGGGCGCGGGCTCGGGGTCACGCGCCCCGTCCAGCCGGACGCGGGTGCGCCTCTGGATGTTCAGGTAGATGCTCAGGTTGAAGAACGTGACGCTGAGGAAGGGCGTGAAGAACTCCAGCGTGGAGGCCGTGATGAGGAAGTACCAGTTGTAGAAGAACTCGGCGTAGCAGTGGCCCTCGGGGATGGAGCTGCCGCCGGACAGGTGCTCCCAGCTCAGGATGGCCGGGCCGTACAGCAGGAAGGCCAGCACCCACACCAGCACCATCTTCTGCACCGCCCGCCGGGTGTCGCCCTGCTGGGCCCGGTAGGACACCTGCCGTGGGACAGGCTGGGTCAGGAGGGAAGGGCACCAGGCCCTGCCGCAGCCACGGGGGCTGGgagcgccccccctccccacgtccccccccccccagcagcctctgggcctctgtgcagggcctgcctctcctgcccgCACGGATCCTGGGCTGGCCGATGCCCAGCACGCTCTCCTGCAGCCGGAGAGCCTCCCTCAGATCAACCCCAAACGCGACCCTTGGGCCAGTCTGCCTGGGTACGCCCCCAGCAGCTGTGAGCTCCCGAGAGTGTCTTGCCATTGTCCCCTGTGCCCTGAGTGCCCACCgggggccaggctctgtgctgacccCCTTTTGGATGTCTCAGCATCTCTGTTACTGTCCTCACTTTCCTGGTGGCTCAGGGAGGGAGGCGGAGACTGCAGGTGGATTGGCTCAAGGGGACAGAGCTGGGACGTGACCCCCACCCCACGCTCTGCCCTCTGTCCCATGGCCTCTCTAGACTAGGACACATGTGGCCCCCAGCAGAGGGCGCTCAGAGTGACCGTTAGAGCCACCAAGGAGGAGATGAGAGGGCAAAGGGGAGACCAGTGCTCCCATGGCTGCTGCCCTCGTGCCCCTATGGCTCTGACGTGGGAGGGCCGGGCAGTCCAGCGTCCCTAACTCAGGGTCACCACTCACACCAAGGGAAGCTTATGGGGCCAGAAGCTGATGCCTGACTTCCTGGTGTACCctcgtgcacacacgcacatgcacacgtgtgtgtgtgggggtgccaCCAAAGGGCTCTGGCCCAGATCCTCCCTCAGCTCTCAGAGCTTTGGACCTGCTCCAGAGTAGAGGCTGAATCGTCCCCCTTCCTTCGGGAACAGCCGATGCCAGGTCCAGACAGCCCTCCTGCCTGTCCCCGGCTACTGAGTGGGCAGCTGGCCATAGAGGACCCAGTACATCAGGTGTGAGGCCAGCAAGCTCACCTGGCACCGCCCACAGCTAGGATATGGCCATCCTCTGTTGTGGCCACTCCCTGACCCCCCTCCCGTCCCCCCAGGACTGAGCAAGGGCAGCGGCATCCCAGACTCACAGCACGGGTGACCGACAGGAAGCGGTCGTAGCTGATGAGCACAATGTTGAAGACAGAGGAGGTGCACAGCAGATAGTCCACCACCAGCCACAGCTTGCAGAGACCCCGGCTAAAGGGCCAGCGGCCGGTCAGCACATAGGGCACATAGAGTGGGATGCAGAAGGCCCCTGCGGGAGAGGAGGGCCAGGGTGAGCCTGGGCTGGACGGGCGCCGGGGGTGAGCCGCACAGCGGCGGAGAGATGGGCAGGACCTGGGGGTCGCACAGTGGCCGCGTTCCTGGGACTCGCGACCCTTCCcttgccctgccctctgccctgtgcCTTAGGCGCAGCCTCTGCCCTGATACCGGCCCCCAAGCCCTGCCTAGCCTCGGGTCCCACTGGCATCCCTTGGACtcgggggcaggagggaaggcccCGGGGTGGGGACCTCTGGGCACCGGACCTCCAGACTTCCGCCCGGTCCTCCCAGGCCCCAAAGGGGGGAAGGAGGATTTCCTCGCTCTCCTGCCCGCGGGACCCCAGCCCCATCCCCGCCTTTGGAGAGCCCTTGGGCGGCAGATCAGAAGCCGCACGAGCCTTCCTCCCGGCTCAGGGGGCACGTGGCTGCCGCGCCAGCCGCTCCCACCGCCCAGCGTCTGGCAGACGCACCTAGCAGCCCCAACAGGTGTCTGGCGCTCGgcccctccgcgccccgcccccaggccggCAGCCGCGCGCGGACACGTGAGAGCGCGCTCCTGTgagcatccccccgcccccccccctccgaggactccccaccccgtccccgtcccctcccccacGCCTCCCCCGGCGCCCTCCGCACGTCCCGAGTCCGCCAGCAGCCTTTGTTTGGCTCCGGCGCAGGAGCCGGCGGCACCGGGGCcgctgcgccccgcgccccccgcgccccccgcgcccccgcccgccgcccgcccctcccGAGGGCCGTCCCCGCCCGCCCGTCCCGCCGCGAGGCCGCGAACtcggcccgcgcccccgccccgcgccccggcgccccctccccagcgGGGCCCCCCGGCGGGGCGTGCGCCCGAGCGGACGCGCCCCG belongs to Canis lupus familiaris isolate Mischka breed German Shepherd chromosome 24, alternate assembly UU_Cfam_GSD_1.0, whole genome shotgun sequence and includes:
- the HRH3 gene encoding histamine H3 receptor isoform X2, whose amino-acid sequence is MERAPPDGPLNASGALAGEAAAAGGARGFSAAWTAVLAALMALLIVATVLGNALVMLAFVADSSLRTQNNFFLLNLAISDFLVGAFCIPLYVPYVLTGRWPFSRGLCKLWLVVDYLLCTSSVFNIVLISYDRFLSVTRAVSYRAQQGDTRRAVQKMVLVWVLAFLLYGPAILSWEHLSGGSSIPEGHCYAEFFYNWYFLITASTLEFFTPFLSVTFFNLSIYLNIQRRTRVRLDGARDPEPAPEAQPSPPPAAPGCWGCWHKGRGEAVPLHSSGSSSRGAERPRSLKRGSKPSASSASLEKRMKMVSQSITQRFRLSRDKKVAKSLAVIVSIFGLCWAPYTLLMIIRAACHGHCVPDYWYETSFWLLWANSAVNPVLYPLCHYSFRRAFTKLLCPQKLKIQPHGSLERCWK
- the HRH3 gene encoding histamine H3 receptor isoform X1, encoding MERAPPDGPLNASGALAGEAAAAGGARGFSAAWTAVLAALMALLIVATVLGNALVMLAFVADSSLRTQNNFFLLNLAISDFLVGAFCIPLYVPYVLTGRWPFSRGLCKLWLVVDYLLCTSSVFNIVLISYDRFLSVTRAVSYRAQQGDTRRAVQKMVLVWVLAFLLYGPAILSWEHLSGGSSIPEGHCYAEFFYNWYFLITASTLEFFTPFLSVTFFNLSIYLNIQRRTRVRLDGARDPEPAPEAQPSPPPAAPGCWGCWHKGRGEAVPLHRYGVGVGEAAPGAEAGEAALGGGSGGGAAASPTSSSGSSSRGAERPRSLKRGSKPSASSASLEKRMKMVSQSITQRFRLSRDKKVAKSLAVIVSIFGLCWAPYTLLMIIRAACHGHCVPDYWYETSFWLLWANSAVNPVLYPLCHYSFRRAFTKLLCPQKLKIQPHGSLERCWK